The Solea senegalensis isolate Sse05_10M linkage group LG4, IFAPA_SoseM_1, whole genome shotgun sequence genome includes a region encoding these proteins:
- the LOC122768566 gene encoding uncharacterized protein LOC122768566 isoform X2, producing MAPQLYLSVYKEQFGSPHGAKRAPLRPTSAHRRNNPQPRPDFLFPRSLQPSYKSTRSLPHPSPPVDFDRPLFPPVTHFSFHSPVTAGPGNYLRSAEAGKPQHMPPVNAALPSADKLQKLQLTEPPAATGVHFHSALKEPQRRTDYLRNVQPISERLRQRAGAQHRTRPQTSNPSGTQHQFPRAQYDTTHSNSPLDHSRCYSCFHVVKPFQAGHFIIHPEFVSECLP from the exons ATGGCTCCTCAGCTCTACCTCAGTGTGTACAAAGAGCAGTTCGGCTCCCCACATGGAGCGAAGAGAGCACCACTGCGACCCACCTCTGCCCACCGTAGGAACAACCCCCAGCCTCGGCCG GACTTTCTGTTTCCCCGGAGCCTACAGCCCAGCTACAAGTCAACACGCTCGCTTCCACACCCCTCGCCTCCTGTGGACTTTGACCGTCCTCTCTTCCCTCCTGTCACACATTTCTCATTTCACAGTCCAGTTACAGCTGGCCCTGGCAACTATCTGAGAAGTGCAGAGGCAGGAAAACCCCAGCACATGCCTCCTGTCAACGCAGCTCTGCCCTCTGCTGACAAACTGCAGAAACTGCAGCTCACCGAGCCTCCTGCCGCCACTGGAGTTCACTTCCATTCAGCTCTGAAGGAGCCACAAAG GAGAACAGACTATCTGAGAAATGTGCAACCAATCTCAGAGCGACTCAG GCAACGTGCAGGTGCTCAGCATCGGACAAGACCTCAAACCAGCAATCCTTCAGGAACTCAGCACCAATTTCCACGAGCACAATATGACACGACTCACTCTAATAGCCCTCTGGATCATAG CAGGTGCTACAGCTGCTTCCATGTGGTGAAGCCCTTTCAAGCCGGACACTTCATCATCCACCCGGAGTTTGTGTCTGAATGCCTTCCTTAG
- the LOC122768566 gene encoding uncharacterized protein LOC122768566 isoform X3, with protein sequence MAPQLYLSVYKEQFGSPHGAKRAPLRPTSAHRRNNPQPRPDFLFPRSLQPSYKSTRSLPHPSPPVDFDRPLFPPVTHFSFHSPVTAGPGNYLRSAEAGKPQHMPPVNAALPSADKLQKLQLTEPPAATGVHFHSALKEPQRRTDYLRNVQPISERLSSRCYSCFHVVKPFQAGHFIIHPEFVSECLP encoded by the exons ATGGCTCCTCAGCTCTACCTCAGTGTGTACAAAGAGCAGTTCGGCTCCCCACATGGAGCGAAGAGAGCACCACTGCGACCCACCTCTGCCCACCGTAGGAACAACCCCCAGCCTCGGCCG GACTTTCTGTTTCCCCGGAGCCTACAGCCCAGCTACAAGTCAACACGCTCGCTTCCACACCCCTCGCCTCCTGTGGACTTTGACCGTCCTCTCTTCCCTCCTGTCACACATTTCTCATTTCACAGTCCAGTTACAGCTGGCCCTGGCAACTATCTGAGAAGTGCAGAGGCAGGAAAACCCCAGCACATGCCTCCTGTCAACGCAGCTCTGCCCTCTGCTGACAAACTGCAGAAACTGCAGCTCACCGAGCCTCCTGCCGCCACTGGAGTTCACTTCCATTCAGCTCTGAAGGAGCCACAAAG GAGAACAGACTATCTGAGAAATGTGCAACCAATCTCAGAGCGACTCAG TAGCAGGTGCTACAGCTGCTTCCATGTGGTGAAGCCCTTTCAAGCCGGACACTTCATCATCCACCCGGAGTTTGTGTCTGAATGCCTTCCTTAG
- the LOC122768566 gene encoding uncharacterized protein LOC122768566 isoform X1: protein MAPQLYLSVYKEQFGSPHGAKRAPLRPTSAHRRNNPQPRPDFLFPRSLQPSYKSTRSLPHPSPPVDFDRPLFPPVTHFSFHSPVTAGPGNYLRSAEAGKPQHMPPVNAALPSADKLQKLQLTEPPAATGVHFHSALKEPQRRTDYLRNVQPISERLRQRAGAQHRTRPQTSNPSGTQHQFPRAQYDTTHSNSPLDHSSRCYSCFHVVKPFQAGHFIIHPEFVSECLP, encoded by the exons ATGGCTCCTCAGCTCTACCTCAGTGTGTACAAAGAGCAGTTCGGCTCCCCACATGGAGCGAAGAGAGCACCACTGCGACCCACCTCTGCCCACCGTAGGAACAACCCCCAGCCTCGGCCG GACTTTCTGTTTCCCCGGAGCCTACAGCCCAGCTACAAGTCAACACGCTCGCTTCCACACCCCTCGCCTCCTGTGGACTTTGACCGTCCTCTCTTCCCTCCTGTCACACATTTCTCATTTCACAGTCCAGTTACAGCTGGCCCTGGCAACTATCTGAGAAGTGCAGAGGCAGGAAAACCCCAGCACATGCCTCCTGTCAACGCAGCTCTGCCCTCTGCTGACAAACTGCAGAAACTGCAGCTCACCGAGCCTCCTGCCGCCACTGGAGTTCACTTCCATTCAGCTCTGAAGGAGCCACAAAG GAGAACAGACTATCTGAGAAATGTGCAACCAATCTCAGAGCGACTCAG GCAACGTGCAGGTGCTCAGCATCGGACAAGACCTCAAACCAGCAATCCTTCAGGAACTCAGCACCAATTTCCACGAGCACAATATGACACGACTCACTCTAATAGCCCTCTGGATCATAG TAGCAGGTGCTACAGCTGCTTCCATGTGGTGAAGCCCTTTCAAGCCGGACACTTCATCATCCACCCGGAGTTTGTGTCTGAATGCCTTCCTTAG
- the LOC122768566 gene encoding uncharacterized protein LOC122768566 isoform X4, giving the protein MAPQLYLSVYKEQFGSPHGAKRAPLRPTSAHRRNNPQPRPDFLFPRSLQPSYKSTRSLPHPSPPVDFDRPLFPPVTHFSFHSPVTAGPGNYLRSAEAGKPQHMPPVNAALPSADKLQKLQLTEPPAATGVHFHSALKEPQRRTDYLRNVQPISERLSRCYSCFHVVKPFQAGHFIIHPEFVSECLP; this is encoded by the exons ATGGCTCCTCAGCTCTACCTCAGTGTGTACAAAGAGCAGTTCGGCTCCCCACATGGAGCGAAGAGAGCACCACTGCGACCCACCTCTGCCCACCGTAGGAACAACCCCCAGCCTCGGCCG GACTTTCTGTTTCCCCGGAGCCTACAGCCCAGCTACAAGTCAACACGCTCGCTTCCACACCCCTCGCCTCCTGTGGACTTTGACCGTCCTCTCTTCCCTCCTGTCACACATTTCTCATTTCACAGTCCAGTTACAGCTGGCCCTGGCAACTATCTGAGAAGTGCAGAGGCAGGAAAACCCCAGCACATGCCTCCTGTCAACGCAGCTCTGCCCTCTGCTGACAAACTGCAGAAACTGCAGCTCACCGAGCCTCCTGCCGCCACTGGAGTTCACTTCCATTCAGCTCTGAAGGAGCCACAAAG GAGAACAGACTATCTGAGAAATGTGCAACCAATCTCAGAGCGACTCAG CAGGTGCTACAGCTGCTTCCATGTGGTGAAGCCCTTTCAAGCCGGACACTTCATCATCCACCCGGAGTTTGTGTCTGAATGCCTTCCTTAG